The Borreliella mayonii genome has a segment encoding these proteins:
- the mvaD gene encoding diphosphomevalonate decarboxylase, translated as MQVKCKAYASLALIKYWGKKDVFLNIPATSSLAVSVDKFYSISELELSDRDEIILNSKPVILKNREKVFFDYARKILGEPNVRFKIKSENNFPTAAGLASSSSGFASIAACILKYFNKYSCNSASNLARIGSASAARAIYGGFTILKEGSKESFQLRDQSYFNDLRIIFAIIDSNEKELSSRVAMNICKQHEFYYDAWIASSKKIFKDALYFFLKKDFIHFGSNIVKSYQNMFALMFASSVFYFKSSTIDLIRYAANLRNEGIFVFETMDAGPQVKFLCLEKNLNTILKGLKQNFTGIDFIVSKVGRGLEWI; from the coding sequence ATGCAAGTAAAGTGTAAGGCTTATGCAAGCCTGGCTTTAATCAAATATTGGGGCAAGAAGGATGTTTTTTTAAACATTCCAGCGACTTCTAGTCTTGCTGTTAGTGTTGATAAGTTTTATTCAATAAGTGAGCTTGAACTTTCAGATCGAGATGAAATAATTTTAAATTCAAAGCCAGTTATATTGAAAAATAGAGAAAAGGTGTTTTTTGATTATGCAAGAAAAATTCTTGGTGAGCCGAATGTTAGATTTAAAATTAAAAGTGAAAACAATTTTCCAACAGCAGCAGGCCTTGCAAGTTCAAGTTCAGGTTTTGCTTCTATTGCTGCTTGTATTTTGAAATATTTTAATAAATATTCTTGCAATAGTGCATCTAATCTTGCAAGAATAGGATCAGCTTCCGCAGCAAGGGCTATTTATGGGGGGTTTACTATTTTAAAAGAAGGCTCAAAAGAATCTTTTCAATTAAGAGATCAATCTTATTTTAATGATTTGCGCATAATATTTGCCATAATTGATAGCAATGAAAAAGAATTGTCTTCAAGAGTTGCAATGAATATTTGCAAACAGCATGAATTTTATTATGATGCTTGGATTGCCTCTAGTAAAAAGATTTTTAAAGATGCTTTATATTTTTTTTTAAAAAAAGATTTTATACATTTTGGATCAAATATTGTAAAAAGTTATCAGAATATGTTTGCTTTAATGTTTGCATCTTCTGTTTTTTATTTTAAAAGTAGTACAATAGATTTAATTAGGTATGCTGCTAATTTGAGAAATGAGGGGATTTTTGTATTTGAGACAATGGATGCAGGCCCCCAAGTAAAGTTTCTTTGTTTGGAGAAAAATTTAAATACTATTTTAAAAGGACTTAAGCAAAATTTTACTGGCATTGATTTTATTGTTTCAAAGGTTGGGCGTGGCTTAGAATGGATTTGA
- a CDS encoding phosphomevalonate kinase yields the protein MDLISFSVPGNLLLMGEYTILEEKGLGLAIAINKRAFFSFKKSDSWRFFSKKKEIDDFSLIENRNDFVFKMFAYLSQNYFSNLESFSYDVYIDTSNFFFNDGTKKGFGSSAVVAIGIVCGLFLIYNATNVVDKVEIFKYCLEAYRHSQGGIGSGYDIATSIFGGVVEFEGGFNPKFRQLSAVKFNDFYLMQGLRAVKTTTSICEYNKHRDSILDFILKCNLEMKKLVLSVSSSKSELISSLRRAKELGLAIGEAIGVSAALPSSFNHLLGQCDLIKALGAGNETFLVYRPNIEAFDLSKIIPIVLEYEGIKFEIDKC from the coding sequence ATGGATTTGATTAGTTTTTCTGTACCTGGGAATTTACTTTTAATGGGGGAGTATACTATTTTAGAGGAAAAGGGATTGGGGCTGGCAATTGCCATCAACAAGAGAGCATTTTTTTCTTTTAAAAAGAGCGATTCTTGGCGTTTTTTTAGCAAAAAGAAAGAGATAGACGATTTTTCTTTAATAGAAAATAGAAATGATTTTGTTTTTAAAATGTTTGCTTACTTGAGTCAAAATTATTTTTCTAATTTAGAGAGCTTTTCATATGATGTATATATTGATACAAGTAATTTTTTCTTTAATGATGGAACAAAAAAGGGATTTGGCTCAAGTGCTGTTGTTGCTATTGGTATAGTGTGTGGACTTTTTTTAATTTATAATGCTACTAATGTTGTCGATAAGGTTGAAATTTTTAAATATTGTTTGGAAGCCTACAGGCACTCTCAAGGAGGAATAGGTAGTGGATATGATATTGCTACTAGTATTTTTGGGGGTGTTGTTGAGTTTGAAGGTGGTTTTAATCCTAAATTTAGACAGTTGAGCGCCGTAAAGTTTAATGATTTTTATTTAATGCAGGGTTTGCGAGCAGTTAAAACCACTACTTCTATTTGTGAATACAATAAACACAGAGATTCTATTTTAGATTTTATATTGAAATGCAATTTGGAGATGAAAAAACTTGTTTTAAGTGTTAGTAGTTCTAAATCCGAATTAATTTCTAGTTTAAGAAGAGCTAAAGAATTGGGATTGGCAATCGGAGAGGCAATAGGAGTTTCAGCGGCTTTGCCTTCAAGTTTTAATCATCTTTTGGGTCAATGTGATTTGATTAAAGCTTTGGGAGCTGGAAATGAAACTTTTTTAGTTTACAGGCCTAATATTGAAGCTTTTGATTTGTCGAAAATTATTCCAATTGTTTTAGAGTACGAAGGTATTAAGTTTGAAATCGATAAATGCTAA
- the mvk gene encoding mevalonate kinase gives MLRIRKPAKILFLGEHSAVYGFPVIGATVPIYMDLVYSVSKNWKYLGKSSTRLNSLISFIVSNYSKVNPIEFAIISEIPIGVGLGSSASLSLCFAEYIISHFEYKDCNKILLANQIENIFHGKSSGMDIGLIDLGGTFYLEKKEDVLHSKKVKDSGFYFLIGAVKRDFTTKEIVVNLKKHLLSDTDLFIFIEKLGLTVNNAYVSFQNKDVYSLANEMNIAQYCLRRLGLSNDTLDWLISRGIELGALSGKLSGSGKGGAFIFLFESLKKANIVQKELNNILKNSKINLLLELKVIEV, from the coding sequence ATGCTAAGAATAAGAAAGCCTGCTAAAATATTGTTCTTGGGTGAACATAGTGCTGTTTACGGGTTTCCAGTTATTGGAGCCACAGTTCCTATTTATATGGATCTGGTATACAGTGTGTCTAAAAATTGGAAATATTTAGGAAAATCCAGTACAAGATTAAATAGCCTTATAAGCTTTATTGTTTCAAATTATAGCAAAGTTAATCCGATTGAGTTTGCTATAATTTCTGAAATTCCTATTGGAGTTGGTCTTGGTTCTTCTGCTAGTCTTAGTTTATGTTTTGCAGAATATATTATAAGTCATTTTGAATATAAAGATTGTAATAAAATTTTGTTGGCAAATCAAATTGAAAATATTTTTCATGGCAAATCTTCTGGAATGGATATTGGACTAATTGATCTTGGTGGAACTTTTTATTTAGAGAAAAAAGAAGATGTTTTGCATTCAAAAAAAGTAAAAGATTCTGGTTTTTATTTTTTAATAGGAGCTGTAAAAAGAGATTTTACGACTAAAGAAATAGTGGTTAATTTAAAAAAACATTTATTATCCGACACTGATTTATTTATTTTTATTGAAAAGCTTGGTCTTACAGTAAACAATGCTTATGTTTCTTTTCAGAATAAGGATGTGTATTCTTTAGCAAATGAAATGAATATTGCGCAATATTGTTTAAGACGTTTAGGGTTGTCTAACGATACTCTTGATTGGCTGATAAGTAGGGGAATCGAATTGGGCGCTCTTTCTGGCAAGTTAAGTGGTTCTGGTAAAGGGGGAGCGTTTATTTTTCTTTTTGAAAGTCTCAAAAAAGCCAATATAGTACAAAAAGAATTAAATAATATACTTAAAAATTCTAAAATAAATTTGCTTTTAGAGCTAAAAGTAATTGAGGTTTAG
- a CDS encoding CAP domain-containing protein, which produces MKKLIFIFTLFLSQACNLNTVHPIDTKEDMKILYSEIAELRKKLNLNHLEIDDTLEKVAKEYAIKLGENRTITHTLFGTTPMERIHKYDKSFNLTREILASGIDLNRVVNAWLNSPSHKEALVNTDTDKIGGYRLKTADNIDIFVVLFGKRKYKN; this is translated from the coding sequence ATGAAAAAATTGATTTTTATTTTTACACTGTTTTTATCTCAAGCGTGCAATTTAAATACAGTGCACCCAATAGATACAAAAGAAGATATGAAAATCTTATATTCAGAAATTGCTGAATTGAGAAAAAAATTAAATCTAAACCACCTAGAAATAGATGATACTCTTGAAAAAGTTGCAAAAGAATATGCCATTAAACTGGGGGAAAATAGAACGATAACTCATACCCTTTTTGGCACAACCCCAATGGAAAGAATACATAAATACGACAAATCCTTTAATTTAACAAGAGAAATACTAGCATCAGGAATTGATCTTAACAGAGTAGTTAATGCATGGCTTAATAGTCCAAGCCACAAAGAAGCTCTTGTTAATACAGATACTGATAAAATAGGTGGCTATAGATTAAAAACAGCCGACAATATAGATATATTTGTAGTTCTTTTTGGAAAAAGAAAATATAAGAATTGA
- a CDS encoding Dps family protein codes for MEKYLSYIKKDDLEKIHLKLQELLASLHIFYSNLRGVHWNIKDTNFFVIHKETQNLYEYIEKIIDIVAERSRMLGYDSEFRYSEFLKKSFIKELDIESTSNFLPSMQSIVCSLSEILKNIFGMRKLIDTACDYGTANIMDDIMSDLEKHLWMHKALLENCGCFCHDENESKCCECDTK; via the coding sequence ATGGAAAAGTATTTAAGCTATATAAAAAAGGACGATTTAGAAAAAATACATTTAAAATTACAAGAATTATTAGCAAGTTTGCATATTTTTTATTCTAATTTAAGGGGTGTTCATTGGAATATAAAAGATACTAATTTCTTTGTTATTCACAAAGAAACCCAAAATCTTTATGAATATATTGAAAAGATTATTGATATTGTTGCAGAACGCTCAAGAATGCTTGGTTATGATTCTGAATTTAGATATTCTGAGTTTTTAAAAAAATCCTTTATTAAGGAGCTTGATATTGAATCAACATCTAATTTTTTGCCTTCAATGCAAAGCATTGTTTGCAGTCTTTCTGAGATTTTGAAAAATATTTTTGGAATGAGAAAATTGATTGATACTGCTTGTGATTATGGTACTGCTAATATTATGGATGATATCATGAGTGACCTTGAGAAGCATTTATGGATGCACAAGGCGTTGCTTGAAAATTGTGGTTGTTTTTGTCACGATGAGAATGAGAGCAAATGTTGTGAGTGCGATACCAAATAA
- the fusA gene encoding elongation factor G, whose translation MSIRNIGIMAHIDAGKTTTTERIIYYTGKSHKMGDVDSGNTVTDWMPQEQERGITISSAAITCHWKDCQINIIDTPGHVDFTAEVERSLRVLDGGVVIFSAVDGIQAQTETVWKQAEKYEIPRLAYVNKMDRIGANFFKVVGDIENKFKTIPLILQIPIGNESNFEGVVDIILNKELHFSMENGIPKLNYSQIREEFVEKVIFFKKKLIDILSQFSEEITQLFLEDKEIGLDIIKREIRRGTISRFIIPVLMGTSLKNIGIEPLIDSIVDYLPSPFEKSFGAFSLDTNNKILVDPNENKKLSALVFKVQYSSVIAAHLYFVRVYSGEINSNKKIINASNGKREKFTKIFRVFSNKNEQIDCVKTGDIGAVLGLKFSVTGDTLVEESNNILLESVMFPEPVVLMSVEPERSSDEIRLKEIFEIISKEDPTFSYSESKETGQLIISGMGELHLEIILTRIKDEFNLNVYTGKPQVSYRESAGKIVKEVFEFNNIFAGKNIDFKIGMIIKPLSRGEGNKIDFECVIDSTIKSAILRGITAAFVSGVFGYPIIDINISIFSVVCGTGKISESAFESISGFAFHSIFQKSDPIRLEPIMLLEIRTPIEHTGEIISTLNVIGGAIHSVGNIGEYDLIKSEAAFERLFGYASILRSSTKGRGSFTMEFSYFKEKNKLIKVISF comes from the coding sequence ATGAGTATTAGAAATATTGGAATTATGGCTCATATTGATGCTGGCAAAACTACTACCACAGAAAGAATTATTTATTATACTGGCAAAAGTCATAAAATGGGGGATGTAGATTCTGGAAACACTGTTACTGACTGGATGCCTCAAGAGCAAGAAAGAGGAATTACTATTAGTTCGGCTGCTATTACTTGCCATTGGAAGGATTGCCAAATAAATATTATTGATACTCCTGGGCATGTTGATTTTACGGCAGAAGTTGAAAGATCTCTTCGAGTTCTTGATGGGGGTGTTGTTATTTTTAGCGCTGTTGATGGAATTCAAGCCCAAACAGAAACTGTGTGGAAACAGGCAGAAAAATATGAAATCCCACGACTTGCTTATGTTAATAAGATGGATAGAATAGGCGCCAATTTTTTTAAAGTTGTGGGAGATATTGAAAATAAGTTTAAAACTATTCCTTTAATTTTGCAAATTCCAATTGGAAATGAAAGCAATTTTGAAGGAGTAGTTGATATTATTTTAAATAAAGAGCTTCATTTTTCAATGGAAAATGGAATTCCAAAATTAAATTATAGTCAAATTAGAGAAGAATTTGTTGAAAAAGTGATTTTTTTTAAGAAAAAGTTAATAGATATTCTTAGCCAATTTAGTGAAGAAATTACTCAATTATTTCTTGAAGATAAAGAGATTGGTTTAGATATTATTAAAAGAGAGATTAGAAGAGGTACTATTTCTAGATTTATTATTCCTGTTTTAATGGGAACTAGTTTAAAAAATATTGGAATAGAACCTTTGATTGATTCGATTGTAGATTACTTGCCGAGTCCTTTTGAAAAAAGTTTTGGTGCTTTTTCTTTAGATACAAATAATAAAATTTTAGTTGATCCTAATGAAAATAAAAAATTGTCAGCTCTTGTTTTTAAAGTTCAATATTCAAGCGTAATTGCTGCTCATCTTTATTTTGTTAGAGTTTATTCTGGCGAGATTAATTCTAATAAAAAAATTATCAATGCTTCAAATGGCAAGCGTGAAAAGTTTACGAAAATTTTTAGAGTTTTTTCAAATAAAAATGAACAAATAGATTGTGTAAAAACAGGCGATATTGGTGCTGTTTTGGGATTAAAGTTTTCTGTTACAGGAGATACTCTTGTTGAAGAAAGTAATAATATTTTACTTGAATCTGTTATGTTTCCAGAGCCGGTTGTTTTAATGTCTGTTGAGCCTGAAAGATCATCAGACGAGATTAGGCTAAAGGAAATTTTTGAAATAATATCTAAAGAAGATCCTACCTTTAGTTATTCTGAGAGCAAAGAAACAGGTCAATTGATTATATCTGGAATGGGCGAATTGCATCTTGAGATTATTTTAACAAGAATTAAAGATGAATTTAATCTTAATGTTTATACAGGAAAACCTCAGGTAAGTTATAGAGAGAGCGCAGGCAAAATTGTAAAAGAAGTTTTTGAGTTTAACAATATTTTTGCTGGCAAAAATATTGATTTTAAAATTGGAATGATTATTAAACCTTTGTCACGGGGTGAGGGAAATAAAATTGATTTTGAATGTGTTATTGACTCTACAATTAAGTCTGCAATATTGAGGGGAATTACAGCCGCATTTGTAAGTGGAGTTTTTGGATATCCTATTATTGATATTAATATTAGTATTTTTTCTGTTGTTTGTGGGACTGGTAAGATTAGCGAGAGTGCCTTTGAGTCAATTTCAGGATTTGCTTTTCATAGTATTTTTCAAAAATCAGATCCTATTAGACTTGAGCCAATAATGTTATTAGAAATTAGAACACCTATTGAGCATACAGGAGAAATTATTTCTACATTAAATGTTATAGGGGGCGCCATTCATTCAGTTGGCAATATTGGAGAGTATGATTTGATAAAATCAGAGGCGGCGTTTGAGAGGCTTTTTGGGTATGCTTCTATTTTAAGAAGTTCTACTAAAGGAAGAGGTAGTTTTACTATGGAATTTTCTTATTTTAAGGAAAAAAATAAGTTAATTAAGGTTATTAGTTTTTAA
- a CDS encoding ROK family protein — protein MQGENMVSIRGGNRRKILLSLKNMQYSRTDLARKLALTNAAVTILTNQMIKENLLIEVGSRVSDVKKHGRKEILLDINKDYAYSMGVIISSNYFQIGIANLKCEVLISETHSFEPPVSAYDILEKIKDHMIEIIWKHNFSRDKFIGLGFSITGLIKDKELGIVNDSYGAWIEKDVPVKRILEEYFSLTVYLESYVKNLSLAEFMGKNIDNIMFFDYTDTAELSIWSDGNVYPGFNNKSGMVSHMIIDYEGEKNCPTCGNKGCVNMLISNFALQRLISKEFMNGEIPELYEKYEGRLKKVTIYDIFSLYEKYDFINKIMEDTVKYLAIIIVNIQRMLDFNYLVLYGQSFKLKAFFDLLKEEIKKRNKENIVLKLSSLDTEVSVVGPASSVIFNKFYLTGGDID, from the coding sequence ATGCAGGGTGAAAATATGGTTTCAATTAGAGGCGGAAATAGAAGAAAAATTCTTCTTAGTCTGAAAAATATGCAATATTCAAGAACAGACTTAGCTCGTAAGTTGGCCTTGACAAATGCTGCAGTTACTATTTTAACTAATCAAATGATAAAAGAAAATCTTTTGATTGAAGTTGGCTCTAGGGTGTCTGATGTTAAAAAACATGGGCGAAAAGAAATACTTCTTGACATTAATAAAGATTATGCATATTCAATGGGAGTTATTATTTCTAGCAATTATTTTCAAATAGGTATTGCTAATCTTAAATGCGAGGTTTTAATAAGCGAGACTCATTCTTTTGAGCCCCCAGTTAGTGCTTATGATATTTTAGAAAAAATAAAAGATCATATGATAGAAATTATTTGGAAACATAATTTCTCAAGAGATAAATTTATTGGCTTAGGCTTTAGTATTACGGGGTTAATAAAGGATAAAGAATTAGGAATTGTTAATGACAGTTATGGAGCATGGATTGAAAAAGATGTTCCTGTCAAGAGAATACTTGAGGAATACTTTTCGCTTACAGTTTATCTTGAAAGCTATGTTAAAAATTTATCTCTTGCTGAATTTATGGGCAAGAATATAGATAATATTATGTTTTTTGATTACACAGATACTGCTGAACTTTCGATTTGGTCAGATGGCAATGTTTATCCTGGTTTTAATAATAAATCAGGCATGGTTAGTCACATGATAATTGATTATGAAGGAGAAAAAAATTGTCCAACTTGTGGTAATAAAGGTTGTGTTAATATGCTAATATCTAATTTTGCTTTGCAGAGATTGATTTCAAAAGAGTTTATGAATGGTGAGATTCCTGAGCTTTATGAAAAGTATGAGGGTAGATTAAAAAAGGTTACAATATATGATATTTTTTCTCTTTATGAAAAATATGATTTTATAAATAAAATTATGGAAGATACTGTTAAATATTTGGCAATAATTATTGTCAATATTCAAAGAATGCTTGATTTTAATTATTTAGTACTCTATGGTCAAAGTTTTAAATTAAAAGCTTTTTTTGATTTGTTAAAAGAAGAGATTAAAAAGCGCAATAAAGAAAATATAGTATTAAAGCTTAGTTCATTAGATACCGAAGTTTCTGTTGTTGGGCCTGCTTCTAGTGTTATTTTTAATAAATTTTATTTGACTGGAGGAGATATTGATTAA
- the ffh gene encoding signal recognition particle protein has translation MLESLGSNFRNFINYLSGKSTINDKNIAEAIEIIKNSLVDADVNLRVIRRFLNSIIEESKGVKVLRGIDPKSQFIKIVNDNLVKFLGGKSCELNLHPANKQSYILMLGLQGSGKTTTCAKLSLKLKKENRKALLVAADTFRAAAVEQLKILGGQIGVPVFSIEGEKDPIKIVKASMKFAKSNFFDSVIVDTRGRLEVESLLLEEIKKIKEILQPAETILVVDSMMGQVAVNIAKEFNENVGLTGAIFSKFDSDTRGGAVLSFKSICAVPIKFIGVGEKVEDFDSFYPERIASRILGMGDVVSLVEKVQSVVDKEEAIKLEEKINKASFNFEDYLSQFRRIRQVGGFSNFVSFLPGVSKSMLNSNNLNEESFNKEEAIILSMTKKERINPVILNNPSRKKRIALGSGTTVFDVNKLIKKFSQTTLIMKKMKNKDFQNKIASLLGK, from the coding sequence ATGCTTGAAAGTTTGGGGTCAAATTTTAGGAATTTTATAAACTATCTTTCTGGAAAATCTACAATAAATGATAAAAACATTGCAGAGGCTATTGAGATTATTAAAAATTCTTTAGTTGATGCTGATGTTAACTTAAGAGTTATAAGGCGTTTTTTAAATTCTATAATTGAAGAATCCAAGGGAGTAAAAGTTTTAAGGGGTATTGATCCTAAATCTCAATTTATTAAAATTGTCAATGATAATCTTGTTAAATTTTTGGGAGGCAAAAGTTGTGAGCTTAATTTACATCCTGCCAATAAGCAATCTTATATTCTTATGTTGGGACTTCAAGGTTCTGGCAAGACTACAACATGCGCCAAGCTTTCTTTAAAGCTTAAAAAGGAAAATAGAAAAGCACTTCTTGTAGCTGCTGATACATTTAGAGCAGCGGCCGTAGAGCAGTTAAAAATATTGGGTGGTCAAATAGGTGTTCCAGTATTTTCAATTGAAGGGGAAAAAGATCCTATTAAAATTGTTAAAGCGTCTATGAAGTTTGCTAAGTCTAATTTTTTTGATTCTGTAATAGTTGATACTAGAGGACGGCTTGAGGTTGAATCTTTATTACTCGAAGAGATAAAAAAAATCAAGGAGATTTTGCAGCCCGCAGAAACCATTTTAGTGGTAGACTCTATGATGGGGCAAGTTGCTGTAAATATTGCTAAGGAATTTAATGAGAATGTTGGACTTACTGGTGCAATATTTTCTAAGTTTGATTCAGATACCAGAGGGGGTGCTGTACTGTCGTTTAAAAGCATTTGTGCAGTTCCTATTAAATTTATTGGCGTTGGAGAGAAAGTTGAAGATTTTGATTCCTTTTACCCAGAAAGAATTGCTTCTAGAATTCTTGGTATGGGGGATGTTGTTAGTCTTGTAGAAAAGGTCCAAAGCGTTGTTGACAAAGAAGAGGCTATTAAGCTTGAAGAAAAAATTAATAAAGCTAGTTTTAATTTTGAAGACTATTTAAGCCAATTTAGGCGCATTAGACAAGTAGGAGGGTTTTCTAATTTTGTAAGTTTTTTGCCAGGTGTTTCAAAATCAATGCTGAATAGCAATAATTTAAATGAAGAAAGTTTTAATAAAGAAGAAGCTATTATTCTTTCTATGACCAAAAAAGAAAGAATAAATCCAGTAATTTTGAACAATCCTTCAAGAAAAAAAAGAATAGCTTTGGGAAGCGGAACAACTGTTTTTGATGTTAATAAGCTCATAAAAAAGTTTAGTCAAACAACTTTGATTATGAAAAAAATGAAAAATAAAGATTTTCAAAATAAGATTGCATCCCTTTTGGGAAAATAA
- the rpsP gene encoding 30S ribosomal protein S16, with protein sequence MSVKIRLKRMGAKKRPYYRIVVMNSMSPRDGKAIEELGYYHPVEKQKQIKIKEDRMKDWISKGAILSDTVKMLLNKNNLNAKSQEV encoded by the coding sequence TTGAGCGTTAAGATAAGATTGAAGAGAATGGGAGCTAAAAAAAGGCCTTATTATAGGATTGTAGTTATGAATTCTATGTCTCCTAGAGATGGTAAAGCAATTGAAGAGCTTGGCTATTATCATCCTGTTGAAAAGCAAAAACAAATAAAAATTAAGGAAGATAGAATGAAAGATTGGATAAGCAAGGGAGCAATTTTAAGTGATACAGTGAAAATGCTTTTAAATAAAAACAACTTGAATGCGAAAAGTCAGGAGGTTTAG